One Solanum pennellii chromosome 10, SPENNV200 genomic region harbors:
- the LOC107001978 gene encoding anthocyanin 5-aromatic acyltransferase-like, which produces MVSIIEQCQVAPPTCAIDKLTLPLTCFDTLWILHNHHIPRILFYKLQNIDKISFIQNIIPTLKHSLSLTLKHYLPLAGNLVCPWNSTGYPELRYVTGDSVSVTFSETDMDFDYLVSYDHIHNAKDFHPFVPKMAEPKDASGVQFTPVLAIQVTLFPNHGISISCISHHVVGDESTIVGFINSWALLNKNKGNDDHDDKFIVPFYDRSVVKDPYGLGDCIWEETKKHKKEMMSDIIVTPPDNNNNNNNNNNNNNMVRGTFTIRRDHIEKLKNLILLTRPSLTHVTSYTVVGGYAWSCLVKSENATEIIDENVMECFGCAVNYRARFDPPLPSSYFGNCIIWYIASRKHVDLVGNEGFRVATESIGEIIYKRNKDKEYVSNGEWLKEVGGASNEGRYLAIAGSPKYDLYEADFGWGKSQKWHFVFFGSGLLMSLGKSKDSNGDLEIGLYLPKTRMNAFATIFSDGLSVL; this is translated from the coding sequence ATGGTTTCGATTATTGAGCAATGCCAAGTTGCACCACCTACATGTGCCATAGATAAACTAACACTCCCTTTAACTTGCTTTGATACTTTATGGATATTACATAACCATCATATACCAAGGATTTTATTCTACAAACTCcaaaatattgacaaaattaGTTTCATTCAAAACATTATTCCTACTCTCAAACATTCACTCTCACTCACTCTCAAACACTATCTACCACTAGCTGGCAATCTTGTATGTCCATGGAATTCTACCGGTTATCCTGAACTACGTTATGTAACAGGAGATTCTGTATCTGTTACTTTTTCTGAAACTGACATGGATTTCGATTATCTTGTTAGTTATGATCATATACATAACGCTAAAGATTTTCATCCCTTTGTTCCTAAAATGGCTGAACCTAAAGATGCATCCGGAGTCCAATTTACACCGGTTTTAGCTATTCAAGTGACACTTTTTCCGAATCATGGTATATCTATTTCTTGCATTAGCCATCATGTCGTTGGTGACGAATCTACCATAGTAGGGTTCATAAATTCATGGGCTTTGCTCAACAAAAACAAAGGAAATGATGATCATGATGATAAATTCATCGTTCCATTTTATGATCGTTCTGTTGTCAAAGACCCTTATGGATTAGGAGATTGTATATGGGAAGAAACGAAGAAACATAAGAAAGAGATGATGAGTGACATAATTGTAACTCCTcctgataataataataataataataataataataataacaacaacatggTCCGAGGTACATTTACTATAAGACGAGATCACATTGAGAAACTcaagaatttaattttattaacaCGACCAAGCCTGACTCATGTAACATCATACACCGTAGTAGGTGGTTATGCATGGAGTTGTCTGGTAAAATCAGAGAACGCGACTGAAATAATAGATGAAAATGTAATGGAATGTTTTGGATGTGCAGTAAATTATAGAGCGCGATTTGATCCTCCACTCCCTTCATCTTATTTTGGGAATTGTATTATTTGGTACATTGCAAGTAGAAAACATGTTGATTTAGTAGGAAATGAAGGGTTTAGGGTTGCAACGGAATCGATTGgagaaattatttataaaaggaaCAAGGATAAAGAATACGTGTCGAATGGCGAGTGGTTGAAAGAAGTTGGTGGGGCATCCAATGAAGGGAGATATCTTGCGATTGCTGGATCGCcaaaatatgacttatatgaagCTGATTTTGGTTGGGGAAAATCACAAAAATGGCACTTTGTTTTTTTTGGGAGCGGCTTATTGATGTCTCTTGGTAAGTCTAAGGACTCGAATGGAGATTTGGAAATTGGTTTATATTTACCTAAAACTCGAATGAATGCATTTGCTACTATATTTAGTGATGGACTCAGCGTCCTATAG